The sequence below is a genomic window from Candidatus Eisenbacteria bacterium.
CGCCGGCACGAAGCCGAAGCGCGGATAGAATTCGGGATGACCGAGGACGACCACCGCGCCATGGCCGCGCTCGCGCGCCCGTGCGAGTCCCTCCTCGACCAGGCGCGAGCCGATGCCGTTTCCTTGGTACGCCGGAAGCACGGCCATCGGCCCGAGGCCGAGCGGCGCGCCGCATGCGCCATCGATCGTGACCGGGCTGAGAGCGAGATGGCCGGCGACGGCCCCGTCGAGCACCGCGAGCAGCGACAGCCCGAGTGCGCCCGCGTGGCGGAGGCGATCCACGAGCACGCCCTCGCCGGCGCGGCCGAACGCGGCCTCGTTGACGGCGCGGATGGCGTCCGCATCCGCCGGCGTCTCCTCGCGCACGACGACGGGCAGCTCCGCGAGCGTCTTCGTCATGACGACGCACGCGATGTCGCGTCCGGGCGCCAGCGTGTGCGTGGTCGCGCGCTCCCGCGCCCAGCCTGCGGCGAGGTAGAACGGGACCGCGTTGAGCGACGAGTCCAGGTGGAGGCGCCCCGGGCCGCGAAGGCGTGCCGTCGTCTCGAGGACGTGGAGGAGCGCCCGCCCCATGCCCCGCCGCCCCGCGTCCGGGTGCACGTACACCGCGCGGACCTCCCGATCGTTTGCATCGAGCACGCCGAAGCCGAGGATCCGCGCACCATCCTCGGCGACGAAGACGTCGCGCTGGACGACGTCCTCGGCGTAGCTCGCCGGCGTGAGACGCTCCGCCCACACCGCCACCTCCTCCGCGGCGTAGTGACTCCGGCAGGTGACGAGGATCGCCGCGGCGTGGGCGGCGTGGATGCCGGGTCCGTCGTCGGAACGCGCGCGGCGAATGCGGAGCATCAGGCCGACCATTGCCAGCGGGCGCCGAGTTGACAAGACGGGCTCGCGCCGGCCACTTCCGGATGCTCGCCATGACGCCGCGGGATCGTTTCATCGACGCCAACCGGCTCCGCCACCATCTCGTCGAGTGGGGCGACGAGGGTCGTATCGTGCTGCTGCTGCACGGCTTCCTGGAGCACGCGCACGCGTGGGATTTCGTCGCGCCGCGCCTGGCCGCCGCCGGCCACCACGTGCTCGCGCTCGACTGGCGTGGCCACGGCGATTCCGAGTGGATCGGCGCGGGCGGCTATTATCATTTCCCCGACTACGCCGCCGATCTCGCCGGGATCGTGCGCGCGCTCGGGGGCCGGGTCGCGCTGGTCGGACATTCGATGGGCGCGGGCGCCGCGGTGCTCTACGCCGGAACGCACCCCGACCGCGTCACCGCCCTCGTCTGCGTCGACGCGCTCGGGCCGCCGGACACGGACCCGAAGGCCGCCCCGGACCGCTACGTGGCGTGGCTCGCCGACCTCGAGCGCGTCGCCGTGCGCCCGCGCCTGCGCACGACGCTCGCCGAGGCGACGACGCGGCTCCGCCAACGCTTCCCCACGTTCCCCGACCCGGTCGCGGCCCACATGGCGCTCCACGGCACGCGCGCCGAGAACGGCTCACGCGTCTGGAAGTTCGATCCGCTGCACCAGACGACGGCCCCGACGCCGTACTACGTGCGCCAGGCCCGTCCCTTCTGGCAGCGCGTCGCGTGTCCCGTGCTCTACGTGGCGGGGACC
It includes:
- a CDS encoding GNAT family N-acetyltransferase — encoded protein: MLRIRRARSDDGPGIHAAHAAAILVTCRSHYAAEEVAVWAERLTPASYAEDVVQRDVFVAEDGARILGFGVLDANDREVRAVYVHPDAGRRGMGRALLHVLETTARLRGPGRLHLDSSLNAVPFYLAAGWARERATTHTLAPGRDIACVVMTKTLAELPVVVREETPADADAIRAVNEAAFGRAGEGVLVDRLRHAGALGLSLLAVLDGAVAGHLALSPVTIDGACGAPLGLGPMAVLPAYQGNGIGSRLVEEGLARARERGHGAVVVLGHPEFYPRFGFVPA
- a CDS encoding alpha/beta hydrolase, which gives rise to MTRRARAGHFRMLAMTPRDRFIDANRLRHHLVEWGDEGRIVLLLHGFLEHAHAWDFVAPRLAAAGHHVLALDWRGHGDSEWIGAGGYYHFPDYAADLAGIVRALGGRVALVGHSMGAGAAVLYAGTHPDRVTALVCVDALGPPDTDPKAAPDRYVAWLADLERVAVRPRLRTTLAEATTRLRQRFPTFPDPVAAHMALHGTRAENGSRVWKFDPLHQTTAPTPYYVRQARPFWQRVACPVLYVAGTESPYQLPDDEQADRLRALRAERIELSGVAHHPHLEDPERLAKVLIEFLGR